In Cryptomeria japonica chromosome 1, Sugi_1.0, whole genome shotgun sequence, the sequence tgatggagtgagatagtagatagtgtcgtaatttttgagaagcaaaaactactgccaagcatgctttttctattggtgaatagttgatctcatatcctattAGTGTTTTGCTGATGTCGTAGATAGCTCAtttttttccttcattatcctattgtgcaagcaaaactcctaatgatgctttggtggttgatacatagagtaacaccaactttcttggaattggtgacattaggacaagtggttgtatgagataagccttgatcttgttgaatgcgtcttcacattgatggtcccacttgaaatgaacatttttctgcaatagatgagtaaatggttgacatttatctgctagttgagcaacaaattttttgattgactggagtcttccttggagtgatcttatttgactgatattcttgggagatgccatttccatgattgctttaaccttagctggatccacttcgatacctctagctgaaacaatgtatcccaatagctttcctgaagctACACcgaaggcacatttcttagggtttagccttagcttgtattgttataacttgtcaaagatcttttccagtatttctatatgttcttctctgttgtataaTTTAGCCAATAtgccatccacatagtcttccatgaatgtatgcatcatgtcatgaaatatagttgtcatagctctttgatatgtagcaccggcgttctttagtccaaaaggcatgacgttacagcagaaagtaccccatgggcatgtgaaaggtgtcttttcttgatcttcgggtgttattttgatctgattgtatccggagaaaccatccattaaagagaacatggagtgtccaacaattAAATCTATAATGATATctatgttaggcaaaggaaaatcatcctttggacatgcgttattaagatctctgaagtctgtgcacattctgatgcttttatttggttttgaaacaggaacgatgttggatacccattgaggatatgctataggtctgatgaatcctacatccagtaatttttttagttctgctttgactagaagagcgatatgaggatgcatttttcttaacttctatttaattggtttggctcctagactaacatttaagtgatgcataataagctctggatctaaccctggcatgtctacatatgaccagataaaattgatttgtcatcgtttgAATAATTTTACTATTATTGCATTTCTTCTTTGGACAGAGAAgtcgttggatgaagaatctttggttgctctgttgtgccaatgttaactgcctctattggttcgatcaaaatggatgacctttcttgatagtgctcaggtaaagtgtcaaatctcccatctttcggcgcctcgaggaggttttcaccgttagatgcatcctttctttttactttttatggatctaatgttgccaataaatgtttttcaacattagacttgatattcttttctttattttcgcttttgcgactaggagatttggcacccacttgattggaagatgcattgttgacattcctggtgagagttgttataagttcagttgcattaagatatacatatatggcatggtcatttggaaaggtatcaatggcggtatTTCCTTCATTTTcctaatcaataagctcagggtggattagaggtaggggatcttcaggttgggatgtttcgagggtttcaagggtcatgatagatgtataaaagttttcaatatgtatgtcgatgtctagaacggtactctcatcagaatgaccttgcataagaaattcctgatcatcctcggttaagtccaagtcaaccaaatgtgattctaattcaagtgaactagttcctgacgtttgtcctgcatacgtgtgaactacatcgactcctacatctccttcaaagtaTTTTTCTTCAGCTGACTCTTTAgagtgatatgaatcccattcccattcattagaatctgtatcacttgtagCCTGCAGTCTATAGATTtgatcatatagcatttcttctacttttctggctatatcttttcttctttcatattcagcttccttgggactgagattgagttctgtcaatttTGCTACGAGTTCTCTTGgatttatattagcttctttcttgttttgattgagttttaatgctgcttgagagatgcttttagtttgtttctcttgttgattggaAGCTtacttcttttcccatttcatgtttgcttgtgtttgttgcttagctgatgtttcttatctttcaattgccagttgttctttctgttttcatattcttcttgttgttgaCTAAGAGATGTACcttctggtagagtgacttgtccataccctaagcctattttgtcagTGGTCTGCTAAGTGTAAGGTTGAATATGTTCTgggataccttcttttctttttcctataggacctattccggTATGTCCCATTcttctaagaatgttaaatccttttccatacttttctgtaagTATTCTGGCATTTTTAATCTTTTGTTgacattcttcatccttgtatagccaccgcagcacatctttgtcttctatttcctctgataaggttctagCACTGACAAATGTTCCAttaaatatcggaagatgtttcacaattggttgttgtttagagtttgatggttttccaaaggatttaggagaaagtagtaattgtgatattgaatattctctgttccctctatctcttagctgcatttgtttttccatacttgatagaattgaagcaaatgattgttctttggattgtgtgttcgaagatgatacctccctgttatgtggaacaatgacttcttgggtcatttttagattgttgtagtattaaaatggatttgaatctgcagatattatgatttcttgcccattgtagggaaattttacacactagTGATATGTTGATGGGATAACTTGaaagtcatgtatccagggtcttcccaagagtacattatatgataagtccaagtcgagaacttggcatgctgtgtccttttgcaaaggtcccactttgatgggtagtatcacaattcccttggaggaacgttattcttcatcataggattttatggtGACCCTTTTCCATACAtctgcatcttctaaatatcctaaggcacgaacaagactcaatgaacaaatgtttaggccagctccaccgtctattagaacatgtttaacacacgttttgtgaatgaggacttcaatatacaaaggagcgttgtggggatgttgtaaggacatgtcatcttcttcagtgaatgataagcagtgaggggttgtgaggtgtcccaccatggtttggaattgattgatattaagatctttggatactgttgtatcgattaatgatttttctagaatttctttgtgtgcaggtgaaagctttaacaattctaagatggatatttgtgcgggtgttttctgcaattgctccactaggttgtattgtttggtagtggatgatgtgtttgttgtaggacccgacaaaacaactttggctttacttcgtgtgatagcatgagcatgagcatgttcttgattttttttttctttaactacaatcatgtttaccacattatcatatgtatgagcgtagtttaccttcactttacccttgccaatatttgttgttgatgattcacctttctcatagtttggaagcagagttttaaaagctgtgtgagattcgtttgttgtatgtccatccactgttattagtccattatcaatcatatcttgtatgatatgtttcaacttctgacaactatctgtgtgatgtcccttgtttcgatggaaatcgcaataatggttatcattcgaCCAAGGTGGTTtaatttgaggttcgtagttcctttcttctggtaaagtgatcaatttgtttgcgagaagtgtttttagtgctgacccaagggggtcaccaatgtttgtaaattgtctttgaaagaaagttttgatagttgccctttggtgattgttgttttgctgagccgttgctgagtgagtggataaattaaaaatcgtttgttttggtttcacattgttgttatccactattccatcgttgacgatatttcgatttctattccaaaactttggtttatcattgtgattgttgttgttaggtggatggactccttttttgtatattttcaactcacctttctttatcatggcttcctccattttgattccatcATCGaccatttttccaaaattttgatttccttgcatttttaagtaataactcatttgaccatttaagttatcaatgaatatgtccattttttcatattctAGCACTATACGAGGAAaccgtgaagctaaccatctccatcattgtaaaaatgtcatgaaaggttctccactcttttgtttggcattacataggtctagcattgttacttcatgttgtaagagtattgtgaaacaaacttatcaaCCGATTCTAAAAATGATCTGATTTCggatggaagtttggagaaccattccatagctagtccagttaagctttcagaaatagtctcattaagtaggtatcctcatgtgcaaactccatactcattgtgcaaaattctcatatatgatcttgagggttagtgCTTCTATCATacttttcgtatctaggagtttcaaaacctgtaggaaatggtatcatgttaaaatttttgtcgaatggataaggacagattctTGTAttgagtatcgtctaacatttcctctttgcatatcttgaatttgtgtttgcattgcttgtagttgctgtgtgagagttgtgataggattatcaacatgatttgttcttgcataaccatgattttgtattctaggaggatctggatctcttcttgtttcatctctacccCTTATTGTATCCTCTttagattgaatgttattcaaaatttctacttcatctcttttgggtatgtaagtttcttcattggttctagtgttactagggattgacatgtcattcattttgagaccaaagatatcctcatattgtttgttattaggaggaggatcacttttcttttgtgtcaatttgtttacttcaaaatcttggggaagtgtagcaccagatttggctaacattaggaaatatgtttctttttcttcctccaacaatttttgcataaatttatcaaatagaggatcctttttgatgtctctgatattttgttctgttatttctccttcaacttgtatttcatcttcatgttccatgattatatttgtttccaatgtttcgatttcagtCTCTGTGAttcttcgtctctgagctctagttagaacgagaatacatgtgtgttagatattgtgcttaaattcgattgtccaaaagttgttttgggtaagtgatcaattgtcaaggtagataCGCTAGAATGATATGACACAAAAGACGATTCAAGTGTTTAAgaatttgcaagtttttcgatcttcgatttaggagtgcaatgatggcgatttgataaaaaccaagcccaataggaacgatatatcctacgatgtgggacaagattgtcctgaccaaatgtttcagtttcgtgataaaggatgattgatcctgatgagaaactatgtttgagtgatcagtttaccaaagagggcgataatgcactttgagatgtttagatcttgaacttgttaagggtgagtactttgaaaatcttaaggtatTTATcctctagagtctgattttgacagatgataacttgacctaGCAAatcaagaagacaatttaagcaccGAATGACAGATAACAGATGTTTATgaatactgcaaattgatcaagcaaaatgACAAACCTAAAAAATTCATGCAAAGTAACAACTTAGACTAATAAAAACAGAGACTCGTACGATAATATTTcatgaaccatatgacaaaagatacaagactagatgacaaatcaaaaatttcctttgaaagagcagagactcgtacgacaaaactttatgaaccatatgacaaaacagATATCTCGTACGACAGATCACCCGACTCGTACGACATAGAACaagacaatgaaaaatatgtttgtttttgctgaatttgattagtgaattttggtgttatccttatgttttctagttttagatgtctgattttttaatttagggatgaatacacagcaaacacacgatatgataagtgactccaagcatgctaaaccctaaggaaattggctgagaatgaaaacctttgcttgttgacttaggtacacacccaatagctaatcagaatacggtcgctgagcatcacgcaatggattctcaacgccgtattatctgactccaaacgctaatgggggcacgatatggcaagtgtcttgggagagttactatctctcttgcacaaagattatcaccctttcggaggtgaattgggtagcttctattttaaccagaactagtaagggatccattcgacgtgtcggggtataaactcaaataagaggtctcccagccttgaaaaccaaggtttgatatacccgaaggtacgaggagagctattcccgagcattgttgttgacttgatttacatcaaatcatgtttattttatagtgggttggattacttggcgttagccgttcccacttgggtcgttcccctcacaccgaccgtaatggctttaagagtttttagctcctcaggagggcatgcctgctaaagatatgcactaataaaAATAGAAGATgcgtctagctttctgatcacctaagaaaggtgagagcatactcgcctatcatcacaatcacataagacatgatggttcatttcctttagcaaaatgaagtgtgcctagaaaacttaaatgaatacacaaagtttagtcgaaTTCATAGGCAATCTGCAAAATAAATCCGTTTGTAGtcattgattgatttttttttttgaatttagtttttgacaagcgtatctttgacaacaTCCTGCAAAActtgttaggctgccaaaaatctcataaacaggTCAGGATTAGCATTAATAAAGCTTGGATTAAAACCTTAAACCTTGAAAATGCAGTCTGTTAAAAGTCATAGatacagagactcgtacgacatgatTTAACCTCTGAAACGACAAAGATTTAGATTTCAGACAGAAGCCAaaatagactcgtacgacacaggattgaGCTAATATGAGTCAGGAATTTACCAACCAGAAATTCGTACGACATGCATTTAGATCTTGTGCGACATAATAAAGATACTCGTACAAAATAGGATTAGGTTTCATCCCAGCCTAAAAGGTAGTTCATACGAGACAAATAATGAACTCGTACGACACTCTGAATCAGACCTGACAGAGATGAAGtcttgttgaagcttgagaggccaaaagtGATAATTTCGGTcctacggtgggcgccaaaatgtcgtccCTGTGAAGTGTGTACTTTCTATacctgcaactacaacacaaaacactcaataaatcattacaagcaatggttataaaattaatcaacgaaagataaaaccatagctaatcgatctattgcctcctagtaaatgcgagtatgaattttgctcttaagTCTGGTTATGCGAATTCCAGTGACTttactacacttaaatggaggatttaaatgatgaagatgcatgatctagcaatggtagcatgattaagctacatgatttcatgattattctagaaaataagctagaatgaagatgcaattaagctaaaaataagctagatttaagctaaaattgatcatgataacaatgctaaaatgataacctaagagctatatgactatagtaacaatacttgaatgcaaatgagatgggattcaggatgggatcctttgaactccaaaatggggtctatttatatgatttccaaggctaggggtgaggtggcaggaatcaacggtcaagattaagtctgaagatatcaatggttaaattggaggttggTAGAAAAatgggttggattaaagggaacatctgtcttctctatggtgacaagtgtcaagaggcttctagaggaggttggatgaaagggaacacttagtgacaagtgtcacaaagctttgctcatgagagggcaaagtgtccaaggaaaggggacatggtggttaagatgtgcaagctaggatgggtttaggcaaacccagggttagatggaatgagttaggtttagaaggggttaggttaggtggttataagttaggagaatttgaatttaaaaattcaaataataggaaaaggctaattaatctcaacaactcataaattgatttgttttaattaattaggggttttagaagaaatgaatttgatggggggaattaattaatttgaattaattaattaaaggggattatgaaatgaacctattaaataaatccttacatttattaataagtagatgaaaggggaatttaatcaaattacttagtgaattcaattaaattgggaagagggattaattaaataatttatctttagaccatttttaggtgtatacacaagcCACTTGAGATTGGATTGATTCACAAAGAATTTTAAGTTTGTATAAAATTCAAGACAATAAGAATAACTAAGGGATCAATTTTATGTAGTGTGGTTAATCAATTATGCATACCTTCATATCCACATTTGAAGGCTAATAAtacatttcttcctcatttaattttacaaatatttttcaatttaccaatTTCAAACTGCTCAATTAAATCTTAATTGATTATATTTAactatatacatatttttaattaacCTAGATTTATGTTAcaaattttatttatattcttttACCTATTCTTAAAAATTTCTAGTTTTATCCAAGGATATTGCACTAAGACTGAGTACAAGGAGGACAATGTACGAAGCACTTATTTCGAAGCTCAACAACCCAAAATTCCAAATTTATGCTATCAAAATGATGCAATGATGTTGTTTTCTTTTGAGGGATTCCAAATGactcagattttttattttttttctcatcCTGTGATAAGGCTCTGCTTGTGGGATTGTCCCCATTACTAATATGGGGTGGTTCTGAGTCTTTCAAGCCATGTCATGGCGGGGCCTTTTAGCAACTTACaaaaatgagaagaagaaggagaagctaCTCTTGATTGTTTGGCCTCTGTTCCATCATTCATATCTCATGTCATTCACCACTACTGTTACTAAAAGTGCTATTAAAACTATGGCAATTCAAGGCAACCGATCCATGGGCAACGAGAAATGTGTGGATGTTATCAGATTGTGTAAACAGGGCCGACTGAAAGAAGCCCTCCACATTTTGCATTTCATGGACCAACATAATATGTGTTCATATTCATCGGCACTTTATGTTCATCTCTTGCAGATCTGTATCAAGAAGAGAATTCTACCACAAGGAAAACTGGTGCAAGCCCACATTATTCAGACTGGATTTCAAATACCATGCAACTTTGTGTGGAATAAAATCGTTACGATGTATGTCCAACTTGGCAGTCTGGTAGAAGTGCGTAAAGTGTTTGACGAAATACCTGAACGAAATGTAGCCTCGTGGACTACCATGATTGCAGCTTATATACGACGGGGTTATGCAGAACACGCCTTGGGATTATTCTGCCAAATGAAGAAAACACACATCCAGCCAGACGAGTTTACTTTCGCTAGCATTCTTCCGGCATACGCAGAGTTGAGAGCTCTGTGTCAGGGGAAGCAGGTCCATAGGGATATAATAAGACGTGGATTTCACTCTGACGTTTTTGTGGGGAGTGCACTAATAGATATGTATTCAAAATGTGGGAGTATAGAAGATGCACACCATGTGTTTAACAAGATGCCTCAACGAAATGTGGTCACATGGAATGCTATAATTGCAGGATTTGCAAAGAATGGACAAGTCGAGGAAGCACTGAAGCTTTTCCATGAAATGCCAGAACGAGATGTAATCTCGTGGAATGTGATCATTTCGGGATTTGAACGTAATGGATTCATTGATGAAGCTCTTGAACTCTTTCAGAAGATGCCCGAACGGAATATAGTTTCATGGAATTCAATGATTGCAGGGTGTGTACAAAATGGGCGTTCCGATAAAGCCCTGGAACTGTTTGAGGAAATGCAAGTGACAGGTTTGAAACCAGACTTGGAAACCTTTTCTTCTGTTTTACCGGCATGTTCTATCCTAGCGGCTCTGCAGCATGGCAAGATGGTCCATGAACATGTAATTCGAAGTGGGCTACAGTTTGACAGCTTTGTAGAAAGTGCTCTTATTGACATGTACTCTAAATGTGGTTGTATACCGGATGCTCACAAAGTGTTTGATAAAATTCCTAAAAGAGATGTAGTATCATGGACTGTGATGATTATAGGTTATGCAATGAATGGTTGTGCTAAGGAGGCTCTGCTTCTCTTTGAAGTAATGCAACAGTCTGGTATGAGGCCAGATCATGTCACCTTCACTGGTGTTCTGTCAGCTTGCAGCCATGCAGGCCTAGTGGATGATGGATGGCTATATTTCAATTGTATGGTTCACTACTATCACATCAAGCCAACACTGGATCATTATTGCTGCATGGTTGATCTTCTTGGTCGAGCAGCATGCCTGAATGAAGCAGTTGATTTTATAAAGAGAATGCCAGTCAAACCCGATGCTGCTGTTTGGGGATCTTTGCTTGGTGCCTGTAGAATCCATGCCAATTTGGAGTTAGGTGAATATGTGGCAAAATACCTTTTTGAGTTGGACCCTGAGAATCCTGCACATTATGTAACATTATCGAACATCTATTCATTATCTGGCCGGTGGGATGGCACTGAAAGGGTACGAacaatgatgaaagaaaggatGCTAGAAAAAAAACCAGGATGCAGCTGGATTGAGGTTAATAACAAGGTGTTTTCTTTTGTAGAGCATACCTGCAAATGAACACGGATCAATTTACTTGCAGATGTAAATTCACAGCAAGACACTATATCCCATTGTTGGATGAAACACTTACAATTGAATTTACTGTCTATATCTAATGCAAAGTTGGGAGGTTTGCTTGAACAGATCAAGGAGACAGGGTACTTTGCCTGACATGAGATTAGCCTTGCATGATATTAACTCAGAACAAAAGGAATTCATTCTCAGTCATTGCAGTGAGAAGTTGGGAATCATATTTGCCCTTGTCAACACATTTGCTGAAACACCTGTTCGAGTTGTCAGGAACCTTGGGTGCGTAGTGATTGCCATTCTGCCATCAAATTCATTGCAAGGTTGCCGTAGAATAATTATTGAGAGTAATGCCAACAGTTTCCAGTATTCAAAGATAAGCAATGTTCATTGGGAGATTATTGACGAATAATTGGAGAAAACTTACCACAATTGCAGACCAAACAATTCTTTTGTGCACTGTGACTCTTTGCTGCACCAGTATAGAGGGACTAGCATATTCAACACAAAATGCAATATTAGAAAACTGGTCTATATTTGGCCTCAGAGACGAATATTGATGTGCTGAAAGTATGTAATCTCATCAAATTGGATTTTTAACACAAATGTGTTACAAACTGGACAATGATTTGAGCCTCGGGTGTATTCATGACGATCTGAAAATATACTGTATTCTTAAGTCATGAAATGTAGATACATTGATAGTATTTAACAACACTATAGATATCATTGCTGGTTATAACGAAGCTGTACGAGTATCAGGTTTACCACCTATAGATGTCTAGCAGGTTTACCACCTATAAAATTAAATCCTTGACAATGTTTCCATGCAAATTAAGAGACCGAATATTCGCTCTTGGCCCAGAGACCCCCAGTAGTGGAACCGAGCGTTAGCATAAAACTGAATGAACAgtaatcttaatttttaatttttaatttttaattttgtctttttttaaaatttgtttttgggGAAAAATTACTTTATTATCGTGCCTTTTATGTTGAATCGTACAACCTGAGTGGGCTTGATGGTAAAGGTGTGTTAAATCTTTTAAAGCAAAGGTTCAACTTGGGAGGGGTTAAGGGCGTGCAACTTCTTAACAATATATAAGACAAATGGAAAAACAATCCTCTCTACAATAACACTCAGCACTATATACAACAATATGGCAACAGATAGGGAGGAAATCGTAGCAGGAAAAGAAGACAGACGACATAGTTAACTGGATCAATAACTTTGAAAATGAATAAAGCATCTCAAAATTTATTACAGCAGCCAACAAAAAATTGCTATAGCGTCATTTCTATCTCCTATCCTAAAAACTCCCCCTAAAACTCTACTTTAAAAAGTATACCACAAACAAAGAAGAAAAGCACCCAAAAACCCAAAACTGCAGCCTCAAAATGGCTGTTACAAAACAACTTTTTTAACTAAAAAGCTAAGCTTCCAGAATAGATAGGTAGTGGAGATACATCAATAAAGGAAGTTACATCATCTCCCTATCTTCTAATCAATTCTGAACCTCCTGGTTTAGAATAACTTGATCTGGTAAGGCTCATCTTGAATTTCATCACTACTAGCTGGGGTGTGGGCCTTAAAGTAGTTTTGTGTTCAAACCATTCTCTCGGTACCCTTTGGCCTGATCTAAACCATCATTTGTTCTCTCAATCCGTGCTGTTCTAGGGTCAGGAAACCAGTGTTGTTTCCACCATCCGATTGGGTACACAAAATAAACAAATGTGTTAATTTAGAATATACAAAATAATTGTTGTGTCAATGGGTTCTTGGTCTAccagtgaagttgaatggttccaaatgagcccaccagggatcaagtcttaCTGAGTGCAAAGATTTCGAATGATAAGGGATGAGGTCGGGATCGTGCCCCAGGCGAATTTGGTAGAATGGATACCCCTCGatccttggctcttagccaaagagATTTCAGCCTATAGGCTCGTGCCCCCGTATTGGGTGGCAAAAAGTACTTCGTGAAGGCCTTCGTTGAGCTGGTGGCTTGCGGACTTCGTGCCCTTGCTGGGCTGTGCTCATAGGTCTGGAcctccataaaagaaaaaaaaaatgttgctGTTACCATCAACTGACCTAAAAGTCTTTTCCTTATCCTAATCATGCTTCATATTACTACTTTTAGACTTGGTTAGGTTATCACCTTTGACCAAACCTTTGATAACATTCTTGGAAGATTTTCTATGGTTGTGCTTATAATCCCACAATTCACTATTCCTCTCAATCTAGTGAGAACTACTTATAGGATCTTCCAACATTTCATTTGAATGAAGATAGTCAAATGGAAAATTTAACCTTGTTAGTTGAGTCTTGTTGCAGCtcttctttttcattattttttggtaataccacattcttcaaattagttGCACTTTTGGCTCCCAAACATGACTCTAGCTCACTTGTGTTATCTagaaatttgtttttctctttaggcTCAAATTTGGCTTCTACATAAAAGAGAAAGCTGCTATTTTGAGTGCTTCTTCCTCTTTCCACAATTTTAGGAGATGTCTTCTTCCTTCATGTTGTATTTTTTAAGCGTTCTCCCAACCATGATGGATTACTTTAAAACCATATTGCTAGGGTCTTCCTAATAGAAAA encodes:
- the LOC131042004 gene encoding pentatricopeptide repeat-containing protein At5g59600 — encoded protein: MSWRGLLATYKNEKKKEKLLLIVWPLFHHSYLMSFTTTVTKSAIKTMAIQGNRSMGNEKCVDVIRLCKQGRLKEALHILHFMDQHNMCSYSSALYVHLLQICIKKRILPQGKLVQAHIIQTGFQIPCNFVWNKIVTMYVQLGSLVEVRKVFDEIPERNVASWTTMIAAYIRRGYAEHALGLFCQMKKTHIQPDEFTFASILPAYAELRALCQGKQVHRDIIRRGFHSDVFVGSALIDMYSKCGSIEDAHHVFNKMPQRNVVTWNAIIAGFAKNGQVEEALKLFHEMPERDVISWNVIISGFERNGFIDEALELFQKMPERNIVSWNSMIAGCVQNGRSDKALELFEEMQVTGLKPDLETFSSVLPACSILAALQHGKMVHEHVIRSGLQFDSFVESALIDMYSKCGCIPDAHKVFDKIPKRDVVSWTVMIIGYAMNGCAKEALLLFEVMQQSGMRPDHVTFTGVLSACSHAGLVDDGWLYFNCMVHYYHIKPTLDHYCCMVDLLGRAACLNEAVDFIKRMPVKPDAAVWGSLLGACRIHANLELGEYVAKYLFELDPENPAHYVTLSNIYSLSGRWDGTERVRTMMKERMLEKKPGCSWIEVNNKVFSFVEHTCK